In Streptococcus porcinus, the genomic window GTCCAGTATACCAGTAATACTCCCTAGAAGCTCTTACTTTTCGTTCATCATTTAAATTTTTAATTTTTGAATCTAGTCTAATCGAAGCACAATCAATAAAATACTGCTTCGTTCTTTCAAATATCATAATATTCCTTTTATAAATGTGGTGTTATTTTACTCTATTTTTAAAATAATTACCTAAATTATACCACTTTTTTAATTTTATAATGTCATTAACTCTAACTAGGGATAAACATATAGTCCATAGGTGCACCAAAGGACGGATTGAAACAATATGATTACTAATCGATAAGGATTTAGTTATGCATATTACCGTTTAACCGTTTCTTTGTTGTGCTTTTTTGCATCCACTCGGTAATTTTGTTTCTTTTCGTCTGAGGACTGGAAAGGACAACTTATGCTAAAATCTGAACTTAGAACCCTCTATTGTGAATTACTCGGTCAATCTATCAAACAAGAATTGATTAAGCAAGAAATTCCTCAAAACGAAGTGTCTTACTACTTTAATGATGAAATCCGATTGATTTCAGCCCCTGCTATTAGTCAAATTCTAAAAGGTAAACGCAACCTCACCTTAGATATTGCGGAAGCCCTGCAAGAAACGTTGGGTTTATCAAATGTTAAATGTGTCTTCTTTCCTAGTCATGGTTTCTGTGAGTTACTCATTATTCAACTTACCGAGCTAATGCTTACTTGTGGTTTCAACTCTACAAAGGAACTCTTTCAAATAAAAGAGCTAGATATTCAACAAAATCTTTCAATATTGGCAACTGCCCTTTACGAATTCTTCCCCGATTTTCCTGAAGAAGAAACTTCTTACCAAATCGCTGATAGCTTAGCTATATGGTTAATTGAATTTGTTGCACTCGTTGCACAAATTTAAGTCCGATACTTTCAAGATTCTTGAAATCGAAGCAAGACTAAATCATCTATCATAGAGTTGTACTTAGCTAAGACAGTCTAGCTCATGACTAAAAAGGAGCATGTTGTTCTAACGTTACAAAAATTAAAGATAAAAGGTGAAGACTATGAAAACACGTAATCGTAAAGGTGGTTACTCCCACAACACAGCGAAAGAATATATTGATATCAAACAAGCAACACATTGTTTGAGTACTGAACTTGAAGCTCAGATGAAATTTGACGATGGACAACCTACAGGAGAAATTATTGCTCACAAAGCTTGGTTCTCACAAAAAGGTCTACCACCTTTCCAAGTGAAATTTGAATCTGAAGTTACTCTTCCAGCCTATATGACAGTTGTCGAATTTGAAGATTTAGAAGCGTGTGAAGTCGGCTATAATGTCTATTTCCGTGCTAGTGGCATCAAGGAGGTTAAATGATGACTAACAAAGAATTAGCACAGTATTTGCTCCAAAGTCTTAATATGGGACTTGGTGCTCTTATACAAGGAGAAACCAGCTATACAAATAGCTTTGATACTAAGATTATGTCTGATGGATTTTTGTTTATTCCTCGATTACCAGCAGGCTATATTATAGACGATGAACTCTATCAAAAGATATTTCTAATCGCTAATGCTGCTCTCTATCCTCGTTATACAGTTCTCAAACAAAATTCAGCATATTTTATGGCTCTTGACACAGATGACATTCATGTTCAACGTGGTCTTTTCTTTCCTTGGAGAAAGGGTGTCTCTGAGCGACTTATAATTTCAGATTTAGATGATTTCTCAAAAATGCAAGAAAAATATGCCCTTCCTATCATGAAAAATCTCACTTTAAATTTAAACAAGGTGACTTCCTTAGCTATTGTAGGCAATAGTGGCTCTGGAAAGTCTTATGCTCTTACTTATCTTCTGAGCCTATTAAAAAACTTTTCTGAACTCATTATCGTCGATCCTAAGTTCGATACCCCATCTCGCTGGGCACGTGAAAATAATATTCCTGTTATACACCCTCAAAAAAATCGCTCAAAATCGGATTTTGTTTCAGAAATCAATGAGAATCTCAGCACTTGCCTAAATCTCATTCAGCAACGCCAAGAAATTCTTTATGATAATCCTGACCATCAGTTTGACCATTTAACTATTGTCATTGATGAAGTATTAGCTTTGAGCGAGGGTGTCAACAGAACAATAAAAGATTCTTTCTTTTCTCTCCTATCACAAATTGCTCTTCTTGGTCGGGCAACTAAAGTCCATCTACTATTAGTTAGCCAGCGTTTTGACCACAATACGATTCCTGTATCAGTTCGTGAGCAGTTAAATGTATTGATTCAAATCGGAAATATCAATAAGAAGACCACACAATTTCTATTCCCGAACTTAGACCCAGAAGGAATTGTTATCCCAATAGGTAAGGGGACTGGTTTGATTCAAATTATTGATAATGAACATCCTTATCAAGTACTTCCATTACTTTGTCCTACTTATTACACAAGGAAAGGAATAATCTAAATATGAAAAAAACTTTCTTTCAAAAAACATATTCTGTCATAGAAACTTCCTTCTTCCTTGGTTTTACTAGTATGTTTTTATATATTGGAGTCTTATTATTAAAAATAAGTATAGGCTCCATTAGTATAGAACCATTAGATAGACTTATCAATATTTTCTTACAATATCTAAGTATTTTTTTACACTACTTAAAATTCCTTACGTATGGAATACTTATGATTCCTATCACATTACTTTTAACTGAGTTTATAATACGTATTAGGCAAGATAATTTCTGGAATTATTTCAAGTCCCTACATCAAACGAGATACCTAAGACAATTTCTAAAACAGGAAGAAAAGTCAGAGTCTGTCATATCTATTGATGATCAAACAACTGTAACTAAGGTAAATCCAATATTAGAACAATTTAATCAGGCAATAGAGAAGTGTCTTGTGGATGTCCGTAATAAATCAGTTATTATATATATCCAATACCCTAAGACTCAACAATCTCAAAAGTTATTGAAAGACATGGAAGAACATATTAAAGAGGAAGTT contains:
- a CDS encoding helix-turn-helix domain-containing protein, which produces MLKSELRTLYCELLGQSIKQELIKQEIPQNEVSYYFNDEIRLISAPAISQILKGKRNLTLDIAEALQETLGLSNVKCVFFPSHGFCELLIIQLTELMLTCGFNSTKELFQIKELDIQQNLSILATALYEFFPDFPEEETSYQIADSLAIWLIEFVALVAQI
- a CDS encoding AAA family ATPase; this translates as MTNKELAQYLLQSLNMGLGALIQGETSYTNSFDTKIMSDGFLFIPRLPAGYIIDDELYQKIFLIANAALYPRYTVLKQNSAYFMALDTDDIHVQRGLFFPWRKGVSERLIISDLDDFSKMQEKYALPIMKNLTLNLNKVTSLAIVGNSGSGKSYALTYLLSLLKNFSELIIVDPKFDTPSRWARENNIPVIHPQKNRSKSDFVSEINENLSTCLNLIQQRQEILYDNPDHQFDHLTIVIDEVLALSEGVNRTIKDSFFSLLSQIALLGRATKVHLLLVSQRFDHNTIPVSVREQLNVLIQIGNINKKTTQFLFPNLDPEGIVIPIGKGTGLIQIIDNEHPYQVLPLLCPTYYTRKGII